A DNA window from Fusobacterium periodonticum ATCC 33693 contains the following coding sequences:
- a CDS encoding GNAT family N-acetyltransferase, with protein MNDIVHNEGNGFYIYDDNKEILARLEYKKNGNTLIFDHTVVSDKLKGQGIAGKLLDVAVDYARKNNFKVHPVCSYVVKKFESGNYDDIKI; from the coding sequence ATGAATGATATAGTTCACAATGAAGGAAATGGTTTCTATATATATGATGATAATAAAGAAATCTTAGCAAGACTTGAATATAAGAAAAATGGAAATACTTTAATCTTTGATCATACAGTTGTTTCAGATAAATTAAAAGGTCAAGGTATTGCTGGAAAACTTTTAGATGTAGCTGTGGATTATGCTAGAAAGAACAATTTTAAAGTTCATCCTGTATGTTCTTATGTAGTTAAAAAATTTGAAAGTGGAAATTATGATGATATAAAAATCTAA
- the cysK gene encoding cysteine synthase A — translation MIYNNLLDLIGNTPVVKIDFKDENIADIYVKLEKFNLSGSVKDRAALGMIEAAEKEGLLKEGSVIIEPTSGNTGIALSLIGKLKGYKVIIVMPDTMSIERRSTLKAYGAELILTDGSKGIGEAIAVAEKLVAENSNYFMPQQFNNKANPEKHYETTGKEILDDFKVVDAFVAGVGTGGTLVGIGKRLKERTKDTKVIGVEPSTSAVLSGEAPGKHSIQGIGTGFVPENYDVTVVDEVLKISSEEALEFAKKASYDFGLFVGISSGANIAAAYHVAKKLGKGKTVVTIAPDGGEKYLSIEAFLTK, via the coding sequence ATGATATACAATAACTTACTAGATTTAATTGGAAACACACCTGTTGTAAAAATTGATTTTAAAGATGAAAATATTGCAGATATATATGTGAAACTTGAAAAATTTAATTTAAGTGGAAGTGTTAAAGATAGAGCAGCTTTAGGAATGATAGAAGCAGCAGAAAAAGAAGGATTATTAAAAGAAGGTAGTGTTATAATAGAACCTACATCTGGAAATACAGGAATAGCACTTTCATTGATTGGGAAGTTAAAAGGGTATAAAGTTATAATAGTTATGCCTGATACTATGAGTATAGAAAGAAGATCTACTTTAAAAGCATATGGTGCTGAACTTATCTTAACAGATGGAAGTAAAGGAATAGGAGAAGCAATTGCAGTTGCAGAAAAATTAGTAGCAGAAAATTCAAATTACTTTATGCCTCAACAATTTAATAATAAAGCTAACCCAGAAAAACACTATGAAACAACAGGAAAAGAAATATTAGATGACTTTAAAGTTGTAGATGCTTTTGTTGCAGGTGTTGGAACAGGAGGAACTTTAGTAGGAATAGGAAAGAGACTAAAAGAAAGAACAAAAGATACAAAAGTAATTGGAGTTGAACCTAGTACATCAGCTGTTCTTTCAGGAGAAGCACCTGGAAAACACTCTATACAAGGTATAGGAACAGGATTTGTTCCAGAAAACTATGATGTTACTGTTGTAGATGAAGTTTTAAAAATATCTTCAGAAGAAGCATTAGAGTTTGCTAAAAAAGCTTCTTATGACTTTGGATTATTTGTAGGAATTTCATCAGGAGCAAATATTGCTGCAGCTTACCATGTTGCAAAGAAATTAGGAAAAGGTAAAACAGTTGTTACAATAGCTCCAGATGGTGGAGAAAAATACCTATCTATTGAAGCATTTTTAACAAAATAA
- the epsC gene encoding serine O-acetyltransferase EpsC yields the protein MNVFKWLKDEFLNIQQKDPAVKSKLEIILYASFHAVLYHKLAHFLYKCKLYFLARFISQITRFLTGIEIHPGATLGRRVFFDHGMGIVIGETAIVGDDCVIFHGVTLGGLSSKRSNQTNSSKRHPTIKNNVMLGAGAKLLGDITIGENVKVGANAVVLTDVPDNAIAVGIPARIVVKE from the coding sequence GTGAATGTTTTTAAATGGTTAAAGGATGAATTTTTAAATATACAACAAAAGGATCCAGCAGTAAAAAGTAAATTGGAGATAATATTATATGCTTCTTTCCATGCTGTGTTATACCATAAATTAGCTCACTTTCTTTACAAATGTAAGTTATACTTCTTAGCTAGATTTATATCACAGATAACAAGATTTTTAACAGGAATTGAAATACATCCAGGTGCAACACTAGGAAGAAGAGTGTTCTTTGATCATGGAATGGGAATAGTAATAGGAGAGACAGCCATTGTTGGAGATGACTGTGTAATTTTTCATGGAGTTACTTTAGGTGGGCTTAGTTCAAAAAGATCTAATCAAACAAATAGTAGTAAGAGACATCCTACTATAAAAAATAATGTTATGCTTGGAGCAGGTGCAAAACTTTTAGGAGATATAACTATAGGTGAAAATGTAAAAGTTGGAGCCAATGCAGTTGTTTTAACAGATGTACCTGATAATGCTATAGCAGTAGGAATTCCTGCTAGAATTGTTGTTAAAGAGTAG